In one window of Hevea brasiliensis isolate MT/VB/25A 57/8 chromosome 10, ASM3005281v1, whole genome shotgun sequence DNA:
- the LOC131183787 gene encoding uncharacterized protein LOC131183787, with protein MKVVVEILTGGLFYIQVGNDATVADLKREIGDQQKLPQDRLILFLDNHQNRLINEDGDGASLVDCGVHEGSHIYLFFNPLEDGSTHHFLFTLPDSFLGEA; from the coding sequence ATGAAGGTGGTGGTGGAGATTTTGACAGGAGGTCTCTTCTACATTCAAGTGGGTAATGATGCTACAGTTGCCGATCTCAAGCGAGAGATCGGTGACCAACAAAAGCTACCTCAGGATCGTCTCATCCTCTTCCTCGACAACCATCAAAATCGCCTGATAAATGAAGATGGAGATGGAGCATCTCTAGTTGATTGTGGAGTTCATGAAGGATCTCATATCTACCTCTTCTTCAATCCACTTGAAGATGGATCTACCCATCATTTTTTGTTCACTTTGCCTGATTCTTTCCTTGGGGAGGCCTGA
- the LOC110648185 gene encoding peroxidase 27-like isoform X1, whose amino-acid sequence MAIRKLLSLVFSHLVLFLVFLDLTNSQRLQVGLQVGLGISTSQGLQLGFYRQTCPNAESTIHGMVQQFISKDRTLAAPLLRMHFHDCFVRGCDGSVLLNSTNTNQAEKDAVPNQTLRGFNVIDTIKSALEKDCPGVVSCADILALVARDSVAMVGGPSWVVPTGRKDGRVSIASEALAQLPSPFANINQLKQNFAAKGLSVKDLVVLSGGHTIGIGHCFVISNRLYNFSGRGDTDPSLDPAYAAELKKKCKPGDTTTVVEMDPGSSKLFDDDYYTVVARRRGLFQSDAALLNDIQTRIYVILQSSTNGITFAQDFAASMVKLGNVGVLTGSQGEIRKQCAMVN is encoded by the exons ATGGCTATTCGAAAGCTTCTTTCACTTGTCTTTTCTCATTTGGTTCTCTTCCTCGTGTTCTTAGACCTAACAAATTCCCAAAGATTACAAGTTGGGTTACAGGTTGGTTTAGGCATAAGTACTTCTCAAGGGTTACAACTCGGCTTCTATCGGCAGACCTGCCCAAATGCAGAGAGCACTATCCATGGTATGGTTCAACAATTCATTTCCAAGGATCGAACGCTTGCTGCTCCTTTGCTAAGAATGCATTTTCATGATTGTTTTGTTAGG GGATGTGATGGTTCTGTGCTATTAAATTCTACAAACACCAATCAAGCTGAGAAGGACGCGGTTCCCAACCAAACCTTAAGAGGTTTCAATGTGATTGATACTATAAAATCTGCACTAGAAAAGGATTGTCCTGGTGTGGTTTCTTGTGCTGATATTTTGGCCTTGGTAGCTCGAGATTCAGTTGCAATG GTTGGTGGACCATCTTGGGTTGTTCCCACTGGACGTAAAGATGGAAGGGTCTCTATTGCTTCAGAGGCTTTAGCACAGTTGCCATCTCCTTTCGCCAACATAAATCAACTGAAGCAAAACTTTGCTGCAAAGGGCTTAAGCGTAAAGGACCTAGTGGTTCTATCAG GAGGACACACCATTGGAATTGGACATTGCTTTGTAATCTCTAACCGTTTGTATAATTTCAGTGGGAGAGGCGACACAGATCCCTCACTGGACCCAGCTTACGCAGCAGAGTTGAAGAAGAAATGTAAGCCTGGAGACACCACCACAGTCGTAGAGATGGACCCAGGAAGCTCCAAATTATTCGATGACGATTACTACACTGTTGTAGCTAGAAGAAGAGGGCTCTTTCAATCTGATGCAGCTCTTCTCAATGATATCCAAACAAGAATTTATGTTATACTTCAGTCTTCAACCAATGGAATCACTTTTGCACAAGATTTTGCTGCTTCAATGGTGAAACTAGGCAACGTTGGAGTCCTCACTGGCAGCCAAGGTGAAATCAGGAAACAGTGTGCCATGGTAAATTAA
- the LOC110648185 gene encoding peroxidase 27-like isoform X2, which translates to MAIRKLLSLVFSHLVLFLVGLGISTSQGLQLGFYRQTCPNAESTIHGMVQQFISKDRTLAAPLLRMHFHDCFVRGCDGSVLLNSTNTNQAEKDAVPNQTLRGFNVIDTIKSALEKDCPGVVSCADILALVARDSVAMVGGPSWVVPTGRKDGRVSIASEALAQLPSPFANINQLKQNFAAKGLSVKDLVVLSGGHTIGIGHCFVISNRLYNFSGRGDTDPSLDPAYAAELKKKCKPGDTTTVVEMDPGSSKLFDDDYYTVVARRRGLFQSDAALLNDIQTRIYVILQSSTNGITFAQDFAASMVKLGNVGVLTGSQGEIRKQCAMVN; encoded by the exons ATGGCTATTCGAAAGCTTCTTTCACTTGTCTTTTCTCATTTGGTTCTCTTCCTC GTTGGTTTAGGCATAAGTACTTCTCAAGGGTTACAACTCGGCTTCTATCGGCAGACCTGCCCAAATGCAGAGAGCACTATCCATGGTATGGTTCAACAATTCATTTCCAAGGATCGAACGCTTGCTGCTCCTTTGCTAAGAATGCATTTTCATGATTGTTTTGTTAGG GGATGTGATGGTTCTGTGCTATTAAATTCTACAAACACCAATCAAGCTGAGAAGGACGCGGTTCCCAACCAAACCTTAAGAGGTTTCAATGTGATTGATACTATAAAATCTGCACTAGAAAAGGATTGTCCTGGTGTGGTTTCTTGTGCTGATATTTTGGCCTTGGTAGCTCGAGATTCAGTTGCAATG GTTGGTGGACCATCTTGGGTTGTTCCCACTGGACGTAAAGATGGAAGGGTCTCTATTGCTTCAGAGGCTTTAGCACAGTTGCCATCTCCTTTCGCCAACATAAATCAACTGAAGCAAAACTTTGCTGCAAAGGGCTTAAGCGTAAAGGACCTAGTGGTTCTATCAG GAGGACACACCATTGGAATTGGACATTGCTTTGTAATCTCTAACCGTTTGTATAATTTCAGTGGGAGAGGCGACACAGATCCCTCACTGGACCCAGCTTACGCAGCAGAGTTGAAGAAGAAATGTAAGCCTGGAGACACCACCACAGTCGTAGAGATGGACCCAGGAAGCTCCAAATTATTCGATGACGATTACTACACTGTTGTAGCTAGAAGAAGAGGGCTCTTTCAATCTGATGCAGCTCTTCTCAATGATATCCAAACAAGAATTTATGTTATACTTCAGTCTTCAACCAATGGAATCACTTTTGCACAAGATTTTGCTGCTTCAATGGTGAAACTAGGCAACGTTGGAGTCCTCACTGGCAGCCAAGGTGAAATCAGGAAACAGTGTGCCATGGTAAATTAA